A single genomic interval of Magnetospirillum sp. 15-1 harbors:
- a CDS encoding BPSL0067 family protein: protein MPDTYFPAQPRDDHGRWSKTASEHGYVVKDFDARMAAIIAGGKQVGESSECVALVKHLAPEVGAAKFWQEGPAIHDFGDPPLERGTPIATFVDGRYPNASSGNHAAIFIQYGTKGITPGIWVLDQSNGEPPKKTFKGFGGRAERYSVIKHK from the coding sequence ATGCCCGACACCTACTTTCCCGCCCAGCCCCGCGATGATCACGGCCGCTGGTCCAAGACCGCGTCCGAGCACGGATATGTGGTCAAGGACTTCGACGCCAGGATGGCGGCGATCATCGCCGGCGGCAAACAGGTGGGCGAAAGCAGCGAATGCGTCGCCCTGGTCAAGCATCTCGCACCGGAAGTGGGAGCGGCCAAATTCTGGCAAGAAGGCCCGGCCATCCATGATTTCGGCGACCCACCACTGGAGCGCGGCACGCCCATCGCCACCTTCGTCGATGGCCGTTATCCCAACGCCTCGAGCGGAAACCACGCCGCCATCTTCATCCAGTACGGAACCAAGGGCATCACTCCGGGAATCTGGGTGCTGGACCAATCGAATGGCGAACCGCCCAAAAAGACCTTCAAAGGTTTTGGAGGCCGTGCCGAGCGCTACTCGGTTATCAAACATAAGTGA
- a CDS encoding ABC transporter ATP-binding protein, which yields MTGAAAIDVEGLEKRFSGRAVVRDFSILVPRGRIFGFLGPNGSGKTTTIRMLCGLLTPDAGRGTCLGLDIRTRADEIKRRVGYMTQRFSFYEDLTIAENLDFVARVYGLDRRKQRVDEALEGLGLSERRRQLAGTLSGGWKQRLALAACVLHEPELLLLDEPTAGVDPKARRDFWDHIHRLAAGGMTVLVSTHYMDEAERCHDISYLAYGRLMVRGTVAEVIRGSGLVTWLVEGQGADLLASRMEGQPGIVMAAPFGNALHVSGTSAAALEAAIAPWRHDPNLVWSRTEPSLEDVFIHLMGQAEDNFR from the coding sequence GTGACCGGGGCGGCGGCCATCGACGTGGAGGGGCTGGAGAAGCGCTTTTCCGGCCGCGCCGTGGTCCGCGACTTTTCCATCCTGGTGCCCAGGGGCCGCATCTTCGGCTTCCTGGGGCCCAACGGCTCGGGCAAGACCACCACCATCCGCATGCTGTGCGGCCTGCTGACCCCCGATGCGGGGCGCGGTACCTGCCTTGGCCTCGACATCCGCACCCGGGCCGACGAGATCAAGCGGCGGGTCGGCTACATGACCCAGAGATTCTCGTTCTACGAGGATCTGACCATCGCCGAGAACCTGGACTTCGTCGCCCGCGTCTACGGCCTGGACCGCCGGAAGCAGAGGGTGGACGAGGCACTGGAGGGATTGGGCCTTTCCGAGCGGCGCCGCCAGTTGGCCGGCACCTTGTCGGGGGGATGGAAGCAGCGCCTCGCCCTGGCCGCCTGCGTGCTGCACGAGCCCGAGCTGCTGCTGCTCGACGAGCCCACCGCCGGTGTCGACCCCAAGGCGCGGCGCGATTTCTGGGACCACATCCACCGGCTGGCGGCGGGCGGCATGACCGTGCTGGTCAGCACCCATTACATGGACGAGGCCGAGCGTTGCCACGACATCAGCTATCTGGCCTATGGCCGGCTGATGGTGCGCGGCACGGTGGCCGAGGTGATCCGGGGATCGGGCCTGGTGACCTGGCTGGTGGAGGGCCAGGGCGCCGATCTCCTGGCGTCGCGCATGGAGGGGCAGCCCGGTATCGTCATGGCGGCGCCGTTCGGCAATGCGCTGCATGTGAGCGGTACCAGCGCGGCGGCGCTGGAGGCGGCCATCGCGCCCTGGCGCCACGATCCCAATCTGGTGTGGAGCCGCACCGAACCCAGCCTGGAGGACGTGTTCATCCATCTGATGGGACAGGCGGAGGACAATTTCCGATGA
- the boxA gene encoding benzoyl-CoA 2,3-epoxidase subunit BoxA, translating to MELKRQHLIDPVVCIRCNTCEETCPVDAITHDRNNYVVMYDKCTGCRACVSPCPTGAIDHWLLVESPWSIEDQFGWEDLPVGQTGPGPSEPAALPPEEVSDLLAAATATTGPSVPPPASAPKPYFNLYSREKPVTARVAGNMRITGEGTESDIHHVVLDFQHNAFPFLEGQSIGIVPPGVDAKGRAYNIRLYSIASPREGERTGFNNLALTVKRVPGGIGSNYVCDLKKGDEVQVAGPFGQAFLMPDDPDANIIMICTGTGAAPFRAFTERRRRNAPVAADGEAPGRLMLFFGARTPEELPYFGPLMKLPKGLIDVNLAFSRVPNQPKQYVQDKVRERSDDLAVLLAHPKTHIFICGLKGMEQGCDEAFADICRLHGLDWAALRPAMREAGRYHVETY from the coding sequence ATGGAACTGAAGCGCCAGCATCTCATCGACCCGGTGGTCTGCATCCGCTGCAACACCTGCGAGGAAACCTGCCCGGTCGACGCCATCACCCATGACCGCAACAATTACGTGGTGATGTACGACAAGTGCACCGGCTGCCGTGCCTGCGTCTCGCCGTGCCCCACCGGGGCCATCGACCACTGGCTGCTGGTGGAAAGCCCCTGGAGCATCGAGGACCAGTTCGGCTGGGAGGATCTGCCGGTCGGCCAGACCGGCCCCGGTCCGTCCGAGCCCGCCGCCCTGCCGCCGGAAGAGGTCAGCGACCTGCTGGCCGCCGCCACGGCGACCACCGGGCCATCGGTGCCGCCGCCCGCCAGCGCGCCCAAGCCCTATTTCAACCTCTATTCCCGCGAAAAGCCGGTGACCGCCCGAGTGGCCGGCAACATGCGCATCACCGGTGAGGGGACGGAATCCGACATCCACCACGTGGTGCTCGACTTCCAGCACAATGCCTTTCCCTTCCTGGAGGGCCAAAGCATCGGCATCGTGCCGCCGGGCGTCGACGCCAAGGGCCGCGCCTACAACATCCGCCTCTATTCCATCGCCAGCCCGCGCGAGGGCGAGCGCACCGGCTTCAACAATCTGGCCCTGACGGTAAAGAGGGTGCCGGGCGGCATCGGCTCCAACTACGTCTGCGACCTGAAGAAGGGCGACGAGGTGCAGGTGGCCGGTCCCTTCGGCCAGGCCTTCCTGATGCCCGACGATCCGGACGCCAACATCATCATGATCTGCACCGGCACCGGGGCGGCGCCGTTCCGCGCCTTTACCGAACGCCGCCGCAGGAACGCCCCCGTCGCCGCCGATGGAGAGGCGCCGGGCAGGCTGATGCTGTTCTTCGGTGCCCGGACGCCGGAGGAGCTGCCCTATTTCGGGCCGCTGATGAAGCTGCCGAAGGGCCTGATCGACGTGAATCTGGCCTTTTCCCGCGTGCCCAACCAGCCCAAGCAATACGTTCAGGACAAGGTCCGCGAGCGCAGCGACGACCTGGCCGTCCTGCTGGCGCACCCCAAGACCCATATCTTCATCTGCGGCCTGAAAGGCATGGAGCAGGGCTGCGACGAGGCCTTCGCCGACATCTGCCGCCTGCACGGCCTGGACTGGGCGGCATTGCGTCCGGCCATGCGCGAGGCGGGGCGGTATCACGTGGAGACGTACTGA
- the paaG gene encoding 2-(1,2-epoxy-1,2-dihydrophenyl)acetyl-CoA isomerase PaaG, protein MTETILVARTGDVTTITLNRPERINAFNVAMHGALRSAVAHAAEDGTRCLVITGAGRGFCAGQDLSDRVSRPGDPPPELGESLDARYNPLIRALKALPMPVIAAVNGIAAGAGANLALACDIVVAARSAAFVQSFCKVGLVPDSGGTWTLPRLVGAARATALMMLGDRLSAEQAAQWGMIWQCVDDEQLLPQVLAMAAQLAAQPTRGLALMKKALGRSGANTLDAQLDLERDLQAEAGRTHDYQEGVRAFMEKRAPRFEGR, encoded by the coding sequence ATGACCGAAACCATCCTGGTCGCCCGTACGGGCGACGTCACCACCATCACCCTGAACCGGCCCGAGCGCATCAACGCCTTCAACGTGGCCATGCACGGGGCGCTCCGTTCCGCCGTGGCCCATGCCGCCGAGGACGGTACCCGCTGTCTGGTGATCACCGGGGCGGGGCGGGGCTTTTGCGCCGGTCAGGACCTGTCCGACCGGGTGTCGCGGCCCGGCGATCCGCCGCCCGAGCTGGGGGAATCGCTGGACGCCCGCTACAACCCGCTGATCCGGGCGCTCAAGGCCCTGCCCATGCCGGTGATCGCCGCCGTCAACGGCATCGCCGCCGGAGCGGGCGCCAATCTGGCCCTGGCCTGCGACATCGTGGTGGCGGCCCGGTCCGCCGCCTTCGTCCAGAGCTTCTGCAAGGTGGGGCTGGTACCCGATTCCGGGGGAACCTGGACGCTGCCGCGTCTGGTGGGCGCGGCGCGGGCCACCGCCCTGATGATGCTGGGCGACCGGTTGAGCGCCGAGCAGGCCGCCCAGTGGGGCATGATCTGGCAATGCGTCGACGACGAGCAATTGCTGCCCCAGGTGCTGGCCATGGCGGCGCAACTGGCGGCGCAGCCCACCCGGGGCCTCGCGCTGATGAAGAAGGCCCTGGGCCGGTCGGGCGCCAACACCCTGGATGCCCAACTGGACCTGGAGCGCGACCTGCAGGCCGAGGCCGGGCGCACCCACGATTATCAGGAAGGGGTTCGGGCCTTCATGGAAAAACGGGCGCCGCGCTTCGAGGGGCGGTGA
- a CDS encoding indolepyruvate oxidoreductase subunit beta family protein yields the protein MSPVSRPFCLVVAAMGGEGGGVLTDWIVEAANASGLAVQSTSVPGVAQRTGATTYYVEIFPTPLAELGGAEPILALSPSLGEVDLIVATELMEAARSVTRGWSAPDRTHLIASTHRVHAVAEKMEMGDGRYDVDHLRQAIVAGTRGRLLFDMEQAAKSAGCIVNAVLLGAIAGSDLLPIAPEVFEAQIVAGGKAVESNLRGFRLGFQAARGEVPAAPPASHKRPHPQVEGAALVAAQLGFLPPAARALAEEGVKRLAAYQDARYARLYVERLQSLSAATTDEAVLARVARHLAVRMSFEDVIHVARLKTAPDRMERIRAEIAARPGQPVVVKDFLKPGLEEVCALLPGFLARPILNAAHRGGWADKAAWGRQVNANGILGYASMRLLAGLKPWRRHSHRFVQEQAGIEDWLAAVAEASRLSPALGLEVAECARLIKGYGETWRRGTANFQRIRDAVIAPAATGIWPLPFALDAIANARAAALADPEGNGLDRTLAAIAGKAAA from the coding sequence ATGAGCCCGGTTTCCCGTCCCTTCTGCCTCGTCGTCGCCGCCATGGGCGGCGAGGGCGGCGGCGTCCTCACCGACTGGATCGTCGAGGCGGCCAACGCGTCCGGCCTGGCGGTGCAGAGCACCTCGGTACCGGGCGTGGCCCAGCGCACCGGCGCCACCACCTATTACGTCGAGATCTTCCCGACGCCGCTGGCCGAGCTGGGGGGCGCCGAGCCGATCCTGGCCCTGTCGCCGTCGCTGGGCGAAGTGGACCTGATCGTCGCCACCGAACTGATGGAGGCGGCGCGCAGCGTGACGCGCGGCTGGTCGGCTCCCGACCGGACCCACCTTATCGCTTCCACCCATCGCGTCCATGCCGTGGCGGAAAAGATGGAAATGGGCGACGGCCGTTATGACGTGGATCACCTGCGACAGGCCATCGTCGCCGGTACCCGCGGCCGTCTGCTGTTCGACATGGAGCAGGCCGCCAAGTCGGCGGGCTGCATCGTCAACGCCGTGCTGCTGGGCGCCATCGCCGGCAGCGACCTGCTGCCCATCGCCCCCGAGGTGTTCGAGGCGCAGATCGTCGCCGGCGGCAAGGCGGTGGAGAGCAATCTGCGCGGCTTCCGTCTGGGCTTCCAGGCGGCGCGCGGCGAGGTTCCCGCCGCTCCGCCCGCTTCCCACAAGCGTCCCCATCCGCAGGTGGAGGGCGCCGCCCTGGTCGCCGCCCAACTGGGCTTCCTGCCGCCCGCCGCCCGTGCCCTGGCCGAGGAGGGGGTGAAGCGTCTGGCCGCCTATCAGGACGCCCGCTACGCCCGCCTTTACGTGGAGCGGCTGCAGTCCCTGAGCGCCGCCACCACGGACGAGGCGGTGCTGGCCCGCGTCGCCCGGCATCTGGCGGTGCGCATGTCGTTCGAGGACGTCATCCACGTGGCCCGCCTCAAGACCGCGCCCGACCGCATGGAGCGCATCCGCGCCGAAATCGCCGCCCGGCCCGGCCAGCCGGTGGTGGTCAAGGACTTCCTCAAGCCCGGCCTGGAAGAGGTCTGCGCCCTGCTGCCCGGCTTCCTGGCCCGGCCCATCCTGAATGCCGCCCATCGCGGCGGCTGGGCCGACAAGGCGGCCTGGGGGCGGCAGGTCAACGCCAACGGCATTCTCGGCTATGCCTCCATGCGTCTGCTGGCCGGGCTCAAGCCCTGGCGGCGGCATTCCCATCGCTTCGTCCAGGAACAGGCCGGTATCGAGGACTGGCTGGCGGCGGTGGCCGAGGCGTCCCGCCTGTCGCCGGCCCTGGGCCTGGAAGTGGCCGAGTGCGCCCGGCTGATCAAGGGCTATGGCGAGACCTGGCGGCGCGGCACCGCCAATTTCCAGCGCATCCGTGATGCCGTCATCGCCCCGGCCGCCACGGGCATCTGGCCGCTGCCCTTCGCTCTCGACGCCATCGCCAACGCACGGGCCGCCGCCCTGGCCGATCCGGAGGGCAATGGGCTGGACCGCACCCTGGCGGCCATCGCCGGAAAGGCTGCCGCATAG
- the boxB gene encoding benzoyl-CoA 2,3-epoxidase subunit BoxB produces MSSINYAEKIPNNVNLSEDRKLQRALESWQPHYIDWWKEMGPEGTNTSEVYLRTAISAEPDGWAQFGHVKMEDYRWGIFLAPPEKDRKVNFGAHKGEDAWQEVPGEYRSMLRRLITVQGDTEPASVEQQRLLGKCCPSLYDLRNLFQVNVEEGRHLWAMVYLLHAHFGKDGREEAEEMLSRRSGDADKPRILGAFNEKTADWLAFFMFTFITDRDGKYQLCALAESGFDPLSRSCRFMLTEEAHHMFVGESGVGRIIERACQVMKENRTDDVRKFGVIDLPTIQRYLNFHYSVTSDLYGAEVSTNAATSYNMGLKGRFEETKIGDDHQLEHTTYSVLHPVNGGFQAIEVPALNALNERLRLDWAEDVAKGVERWNKIIAKYGIDFKLTLPHLAFNRAIGHFSDIAVDPSGKVISTEEFARRRDEWLPSESDLAYVLSLMGGAVTQPGKFANWIAPPARGINNQAVDFDYVRFA; encoded by the coding sequence ATGTCCTCGATCAATTACGCCGAAAAGATCCCCAACAACGTCAACCTGTCCGAGGACCGGAAGCTGCAGCGCGCCCTGGAATCCTGGCAGCCCCACTATATCGACTGGTGGAAGGAGATGGGCCCCGAGGGCACCAACACCTCCGAGGTCTACCTGCGCACCGCCATTTCCGCCGAGCCCGACGGCTGGGCCCAGTTCGGCCACGTCAAGATGGAGGATTACCGCTGGGGCATCTTCCTGGCGCCGCCGGAAAAGGACCGCAAGGTCAATTTCGGCGCCCACAAGGGCGAGGATGCCTGGCAGGAAGTGCCCGGCGAGTACCGCTCCATGCTGCGCCGCCTGATCACCGTGCAGGGCGACACCGAGCCGGCCTCGGTCGAGCAGCAGCGTCTGCTGGGCAAGTGCTGCCCCTCGCTCTACGACCTGCGCAACCTGTTCCAGGTCAATGTCGAGGAAGGCCGCCACCTGTGGGCCATGGTCTATCTGCTGCACGCCCATTTCGGCAAGGACGGCCGCGAAGAGGCGGAGGAGATGCTCAGCCGCCGCTCGGGTGATGCCGACAAGCCGCGCATCCTGGGGGCCTTCAACGAGAAGACCGCCGACTGGCTGGCCTTCTTCATGTTCACCTTCATCACCGACCGCGACGGCAAGTACCAGCTGTGCGCCCTGGCCGAATCCGGCTTTGATCCGCTTTCCCGGTCCTGCCGCTTCATGCTGACCGAGGAAGCCCACCACATGTTCGTGGGTGAATCCGGCGTCGGCCGCATCATCGAGCGCGCCTGTCAGGTGATGAAGGAGAACCGTACCGACGACGTCAGGAAGTTCGGGGTCATCGACCTGCCGACCATCCAGCGCTATCTCAACTTCCACTACTCGGTGACCTCGGACCTTTACGGCGCCGAGGTGTCCACCAACGCGGCCACCTCGTACAACATGGGCCTCAAGGGCCGCTTCGAGGAGACCAAGATCGGCGACGACCACCAGCTGGAGCACACCACCTACTCGGTGCTGCATCCCGTCAATGGCGGCTTCCAGGCCATCGAGGTTCCCGCGCTGAACGCGCTGAACGAGCGTCTGCGTCTTGATTGGGCCGAGGACGTCGCCAAGGGCGTCGAACGCTGGAACAAGATCATCGCCAAGTACGGCATCGACTTCAAGCTGACCCTGCCCCATCTGGCCTTCAACCGCGCCATCGGCCACTTCTCCGACATCGCGGTCGATCCCAGCGGCAAGGTCATCTCGACGGAAGAGTTCGCCCGTCGCAGGGACGAGTGGCTGCCGTCGGAATCCGACCTCGCCTATGTGCTGTCGCTGATGGGCGGCGCGGTGACCCAGCCCGGCAAGTTCGCCAACTGGATCGCTCCGCCGGCTCGCGGCATCAACAATCAGGCGGTTGACTTCGACTACGTGCGGTTCGCTTAA
- a CDS encoding HlyD family efflux transporter periplasmic adaptor subunit: protein MRPLAACLLCLLPTLAVAEPLRLQGYVEGEYVRVGPTAAGTLASVAVREGDRVTAGTPLFALDTLTERAARDQARADLERAEAQLADLRKGKRPDELKSIAEQKAEALAALRLSEVTLKRQDVLARADYASRARLDEARAALDRDRAQVRRLEAEYRTALLGARPDEIAAQEALVGQKRLELLKADKRLADLSPNAPAEAVVEKVYYRTGEFVAAGQPVVSLLPPGNVKLVFFLPEPRLGALKVGDGVAYGCDRCTPGEARVSFIATQAEYTPPVIYSVESRDKLVFRVEARGGAAPLALNPGQPVDVSVPAK from the coding sequence ATGAGACCCCTGGCCGCCTGCCTCCTCTGCCTGTTGCCCACCCTCGCCGTGGCCGAGCCCCTGCGCCTGCAGGGCTATGTGGAGGGCGAGTACGTGCGGGTCGGCCCGACCGCCGCCGGCACCCTGGCAAGCGTCGCGGTGCGGGAAGGTGACAGGGTGACGGCGGGGACGCCGCTGTTCGCGCTCGATACGCTGACCGAGCGGGCGGCCCGCGATCAGGCCCGGGCCGACCTCGAGCGGGCCGAGGCCCAACTGGCCGACCTGAGGAAGGGCAAGCGGCCCGACGAATTGAAATCCATCGCCGAGCAGAAGGCCGAGGCCCTGGCGGCGCTGCGCCTGTCCGAGGTGACCCTGAAGCGCCAGGACGTGCTGGCGCGGGCCGATTACGCCTCGCGCGCCCGCCTGGACGAGGCCAGGGCGGCGCTGGACCGCGACCGTGCCCAGGTGCGGCGCCTGGAGGCCGAGTATCGCACGGCGCTGCTGGGCGCCCGGCCCGACGAGATCGCCGCGCAGGAGGCCCTGGTCGGCCAGAAGCGTCTGGAACTGCTGAAGGCCGACAAGCGCCTCGCCGACCTTTCCCCCAACGCCCCCGCCGAGGCGGTGGTGGAGAAGGTCTATTACCGCACCGGCGAGTTCGTCGCCGCCGGCCAGCCGGTGGTGTCGCTGCTGCCGCCCGGCAACGTCAAGCTGGTGTTCTTCCTGCCCGAGCCCCGGCTGGGGGCGCTGAAGGTGGGCGACGGGGTGGCCTATGGCTGCGACCGCTGCACCCCGGGCGAGGCGCGGGTGTCGTTCATCGCCACCCAGGCGGAATACACTCCGCCGGTGATCTATTCCGTGGAAAGTCGCGACAAGCTGGTGTTCCGCGTCGAGGCGCGGGGCGGGGCCGCGCCCCTGGCCCTCAATCCCGGCCAGCCGGTGGACGTCTCGGTGCCGGCCAAGTGA
- a CDS encoding indolepyruvate ferredoxin oxidoreductase subunit alpha → MAERSFQHEIGLLRLGEGETFRGEGILAVTKALLQSGVTYVGGYQGAPVSHLMDVLIDAEDLLGELGVHVEAATNEAGAAALLAVSLAYPVRGAVTWKSVVGTNVASDALSNLASPGVIGGALIIIGEDYGDGASVIQERSHAFAMKSSLWLLDPRPHLPSIVHMVEKGFELSEASNTPVMVELRIKACHVTGSFRAKDNKAGAPLQAPAAFDYGRLSHPPSTFAHEVAKVESRLPAARAFIARHKLNEVFPGGRSDVGIIVQGGLYNSLMRALAKLGLADALGNSQIPIYCLNVTWPLVPEEVSEFCAGKSAVLMVEEGTPEYLEQTLSLMMRQADIQTKLHGKDCLPQAGEYTADVLAAGLARFLDSEPAKQVAAATEARRKTAAALLDRDLPGRPPGFCTGCPERPVFSALKLAQKDIGQTHVAADIGCHSFGTLPPFSMGNSILGFGMSLASAAAISSVTGKRPVAVMGDGGFWHNGIISGVAGSLFNKGDGVLVILQNGYTSATGQQFMPSTLAEGHRNETPMDIEATLKVMGVKWLRKVRSYSVSTMRETLKDAIKGAGKGLRVIIADGECQLARQRRVKAEDAARLKAGEKVIRVRYGVDDDICSGDHACIRLSGCPSLTIKPNPDPLRDDPVASVIPSCVGCGLCGEVAHAAALCPSFWRAEVIQNPTRFDLWLDGLRRRVIGWMQGRASA, encoded by the coding sequence ATGGCCGAACGGTCGTTCCAGCATGAAATCGGGTTGTTACGCTTAGGCGAAGGCGAGACTTTCCGCGGCGAGGGCATCCTGGCGGTGACCAAGGCGTTGCTGCAATCGGGCGTCACCTATGTGGGCGGCTATCAGGGAGCGCCGGTGTCGCACCTGATGGACGTGCTGATCGATGCCGAGGACCTGCTGGGCGAATTGGGCGTGCACGTCGAGGCCGCCACCAACGAGGCCGGCGCCGCCGCCCTGTTGGCCGTCTCGCTGGCCTATCCGGTCAGGGGCGCCGTCACCTGGAAGTCGGTGGTCGGCACCAACGTCGCCTCGGATGCGCTGTCCAATCTGGCCTCGCCCGGAGTGATCGGCGGCGCGCTGATCATCATCGGCGAGGATTACGGCGACGGCGCTTCCGTCATCCAGGAGCGCAGCCACGCCTTCGCCATGAAATCGTCCCTGTGGCTCTTGGACCCCCGCCCCCATCTGCCCTCCATCGTCCACATGGTGGAGAAGGGCTTCGAACTGTCCGAGGCCTCCAACACGCCCGTCATGGTCGAGCTGCGCATCAAGGCCTGCCACGTCACCGGCAGCTTCCGGGCCAAGGACAACAAGGCCGGCGCGCCACTGCAGGCCCCCGCCGCCTTCGATTACGGCCGGCTGTCCCATCCGCCGTCCACCTTCGCCCACGAGGTGGCCAAGGTGGAAAGCCGCCTGCCGGCGGCAAGGGCCTTCATCGCCAGGCACAAGCTCAACGAAGTGTTCCCCGGCGGCCGTTCGGACGTGGGGATCATCGTCCAGGGCGGACTATACAATTCCCTGATGCGCGCCTTGGCCAAGCTGGGCCTGGCCGATGCCCTGGGGAATTCGCAGATTCCCATCTACTGCCTCAACGTCACCTGGCCGCTGGTCCCCGAGGAGGTCTCTGAGTTCTGCGCCGGCAAGAGCGCGGTGCTGATGGTCGAGGAGGGCACGCCGGAATATCTGGAGCAGACCCTGTCGCTGATGATGCGTCAGGCCGACATCCAGACGAAGCTGCACGGCAAGGACTGCCTGCCCCAGGCCGGCGAGTACACCGCCGACGTTCTGGCCGCCGGGCTGGCCCGGTTCCTGGATTCCGAGCCGGCGAAGCAGGTCGCCGCCGCCACCGAGGCACGCCGCAAGACGGCGGCCGCCCTGCTGGACCGGGACCTGCCCGGCCGCCCGCCCGGTTTCTGTACCGGCTGTCCCGAGCGTCCGGTGTTCAGCGCCTTGAAGCTGGCGCAAAAAGACATCGGCCAGACCCATGTGGCCGCCGATATCGGCTGCCATTCCTTCGGCACCCTGCCGCCGTTTTCCATGGGCAATTCCATTCTGGGCTTCGGCATGAGCCTGGCTTCGGCGGCGGCCATCAGTTCGGTCACCGGCAAGCGGCCGGTGGCGGTGATGGGCGACGGTGGCTTCTGGCACAACGGCATTATCTCCGGCGTGGCCGGCTCGCTGTTCAACAAGGGCGACGGCGTGCTGGTCATCTTGCAGAACGGCTACACCTCGGCGACGGGGCAGCAATTCATGCCCTCGACGCTGGCCGAGGGGCATCGCAACGAGACTCCCATGGATATCGAGGCGACGCTGAAGGTCATGGGGGTCAAGTGGCTGAGGAAGGTGCGCTCCTACTCGGTCTCCACCATGCGCGAGACGCTCAAGGACGCCATCAAGGGGGCGGGCAAGGGCCTGCGCGTCATTATCGCCGACGGCGAGTGCCAACTGGCCCGCCAGCGCAGGGTGAAGGCCGAGGACGCCGCCAGGCTGAAAGCCGGGGAAAAGGTGATCCGCGTCCGCTACGGCGTCGATGACGACATCTGTTCCGGCGACCACGCCTGCATCCGTCTGTCGGGCTGTCCGTCGCTGACCATCAAGCCCAATCCCGATCCATTACGCGACGATCCCGTCGCCTCGGTGATCCCGTCCTGCGTCGGCTGCGGCCTGTGCGGCGAGGTGGCCCACGCCGCCGCGCTGTGCCCGTCCTTCTGGCGGGCCGAGGTGATCCAGAATCCCACCCGCTTCGACCTGTGGCTGGACGGCCTGCGCCGCCGGGTCATCGGCTGGATGCAGGGGAGGGCAAGCGCATGA